Proteins encoded by one window of Chondromyces crocatus:
- a CDS encoding N-formylglutamate amidohydrolase: MREPSAQQSTSDEPFLGPDEPAPVEVVNEGGTSRYVLVCEHASNRLPRRVGDLGLTAAELERHIAWDLGAAQLARALGERLDAPLFMTNYSRLVIDCNRPRHSPTSIVEVSESTDIPGNVGLPEGERAARWRALFEPFRDAVTQHLDRRQAEGRPTAVIGVHSFTPVFLGIARRWQCAVLSLGAREFAQGLIERLREEVPEVGDNEPYQPTLDGDHTVPYFGDARGLPAVLFEIRQDLLADSAGIAEWSERLARVLG; this comes from the coding sequence ATGCGGGAGCCGTCAGCGCAGCAGTCCACGAGCGATGAACCTTTCCTCGGGCCGGACGAGCCGGCGCCCGTGGAGGTGGTGAACGAGGGCGGGACGTCCAGGTACGTGCTCGTCTGCGAGCACGCCTCGAACCGGCTGCCGCGCCGGGTCGGGGATCTGGGCCTGACGGCCGCGGAACTCGAACGTCACATCGCCTGGGATCTCGGGGCGGCGCAGCTCGCGCGGGCCCTCGGCGAGCGGCTCGATGCGCCGCTCTTCATGACGAACTACTCGCGGCTGGTGATCGACTGCAACCGCCCTCGGCACTCGCCGACGTCGATCGTGGAGGTCAGCGAGAGCACGGACATCCCGGGGAACGTCGGCCTGCCCGAGGGAGAGCGTGCGGCGCGGTGGCGCGCCCTCTTCGAGCCGTTCCGCGACGCCGTGACGCAGCACCTGGACCGGCGGCAAGCGGAAGGGAGGCCCACCGCCGTGATCGGGGTGCACAGCTTCACGCCGGTGTTCCTCGGCATTGCCCGACGCTGGCAGTGCGCGGTCCTGTCCCTCGGGGCGCGCGAGTTCGCCCAGGGGCTGATCGAGCGGCTGCGCGAGGAGGTCCCCGAGGTGGGCGACAACGAGCCGTACCAGCCCACGCTGGACGGTGATCACACCGTGCCCTACTTCGGCGACGCGCGCGGGCTGCCAGCGGTGCTCTTCGAGATCCGGCAAGATCTGCTGGCGGACTCGGCAGGGATCGCCGAATGGTCGGAGCGCCTCGCCCGGGTGCTCGGGTAG
- a CDS encoding lamin tail domain-containing protein: MSRRQQLRISWLAPLASLAFLACTVPIDDLAEDDELVETLDQAATVPSRGSATTLDVASWNIEWFGMTSRGPTNETLQLQNARDVIKGADLDLWGVQEITIVDHFNSLLQELPGYAGFLSNNALVTNGSSYYYSTEQKVGIIYKTSAVSIQSAKIILTGNDYEFAGRPPLEIKLTANVNGTSKEIVFITLHAKASNDAESYTRRKNGSIALKSYIDSTHAGKNVMVVGDFNDDLDSSIRTSQPSPYANLVNATGSYFFPTLSLSESGLASTASGSHMLDHHLVTSALQPLYIGGSAEVYRVDQYISSYTSTTSNHYPVIARYSLGSSNPGGAQVFLNEILANEPGSDTNGEFIEIVNRGSTAVNLGGYTLSDAVSVRHRFPTGTSLAAGKALVVFGGTSGIPSGVGNAVAASTGGLALNNGSDTVTLATSSGTVVDAFSYGSALSSTDGVSMNRSPDMDASGSFVLHTTLVSSAASPGRRVNGTAF, translated from the coding sequence ATGTCGCGACGGCAGCAACTCCGTATCTCATGGCTCGCACCCCTCGCATCGCTCGCGTTCCTCGCCTGCACCGTCCCCATCGACGATCTCGCCGAGGACGACGAGCTCGTGGAGACGCTCGACCAGGCGGCCACGGTCCCGTCCCGCGGCAGCGCGACCACGCTCGACGTCGCGAGCTGGAACATCGAGTGGTTCGGGATGACGAGCCGGGGCCCCACGAACGAGACGCTGCAACTCCAGAATGCGCGTGACGTGATCAAGGGGGCCGACCTCGATCTCTGGGGAGTGCAGGAGATCACCATTGTCGACCATTTCAACAGCTTGCTCCAGGAGCTGCCCGGCTATGCCGGATTCCTGTCGAACAATGCGCTGGTGACGAATGGGTCCAGCTATTACTACAGCACCGAGCAGAAGGTCGGCATCATCTACAAAACCAGCGCCGTCAGCATACAGAGCGCGAAGATCATCCTGACGGGCAACGATTACGAGTTCGCGGGCCGTCCGCCGCTCGAAATCAAGCTGACGGCAAACGTGAACGGGACCTCGAAGGAGATCGTCTTCATCACGCTCCACGCCAAGGCGAGCAACGACGCCGAGAGCTACACGAGGCGAAAGAACGGGTCGATCGCGCTGAAGTCGTACATCGACAGCACACACGCGGGGAAGAACGTGATGGTCGTCGGCGATTTCAACGACGATCTCGACAGCTCGATCCGGACGAGCCAGCCGTCACCGTACGCGAACCTCGTCAACGCCACCGGGAGCTACTTCTTCCCGACGCTCTCGCTCTCCGAGAGCGGTCTCGCGTCGACCGCCTCCGGCTCGCACATGCTCGACCATCACCTCGTCACCAGCGCGCTCCAGCCGCTCTACATCGGCGGCTCGGCCGAAGTGTACCGGGTGGACCAGTACATCAGCAGCTACACCTCGACGACCAGCAATCACTACCCCGTGATCGCGCGGTATTCTCTCGGCAGCAGCAACCCGGGAGGAGCGCAGGTGTTCCTCAACGAGATCCTCGCCAACGAGCCGGGGAGCGACACGAACGGGGAGTTCATCGAGATCGTGAACCGGGGCAGCACGGCCGTGAACCTGGGCGGCTACACGCTCTCCGACGCCGTCTCCGTGCGCCACAGGTTCCCGACGGGCACCTCGCTCGCCGCAGGCAAGGCGCTGGTGGTCTTCGGCGGCACCTCGGGGATCCCGTCGGGGGTCGGCAACGCGGTGGCTGCATCCACGGGCGGACTCGCGCTCAACAACGGTAGCGACACGGTGACGCTGGCCACCTCGTCGGGCACGGTGGTCGATGCCTTCAGCTATGGCAGCGCGCTGTCCAGCACCGACGGGGTCTCGATGAACCGGAGTCCCGACATGGACGCGAGCGGGAGTTTCGTGCTGCACACGACGCTGGTCTCGTCGGCAGCGTCGCCGGGCAGGCGGGTCAACGGGACGGCCTTCTGA
- a CDS encoding chlorophyllase/cutinase-like alpha/beta fold protein, with protein sequence MPPSKQRRVCAMPIRNSGFFVQSAGRGGFFLQDGAGRDGAELLVPLDGPPYGIAHHVLDTSSDPPVWRYVNTFGAELGPVDAVSLIRSNFGDPGNLEVAARAGDRLALFWRPAELGATWSSAYPLTSGVTGAPALIQGTWGHRGCFELVTPISAGGLAHWVRDNDTSGLPWRGPVLIGAGVGRLDAVALVQSNLGGAGHLEVIARRGDTLMHCWCGPDRVWSEPTEILSGVSGRPALLQGRTGKRGHFELVAPLKVAGVGHWVRDNDDPALPWRGPQIFATELGRCAEVSLLQRAGGPPSRLEAVVVAGDHVAHFSRDTAGWFRRAIFSSMPPPRPTPGPTATPGGPSSIRLPEAPSMPTESAAPSSTMRQEAVFEPPTGSPPSETTPPHAAPSPSTAPATSAVPSHIAPATSATPSHTAQVTKPEPVPHVRASSPAVPSPLRAGRHAAGFRRLTDVPLSEDACYADARPFEGLVYQSPERMTALLYYPAQASGEGAAVATEAPFPVVALAHTRRLQGEGGRDDTTQDYRQLSGLMAHLARHGFVVIAPDLSWLTPEEGPVRRAAALRDALAHLRAGSRGLLLADFERVGLLGHGLGGTAALGLALDRESLFDVRAVALLAPPDAAQSGHHLAGLPPTLELRSLTDGSLPERPHASSALADTVPAPRHLVTVPGVTPYGYTTSLDLQAPSGGASALPRRAQQQIAKAYVTAFFTHYLRGEDHLAWLSGDASLTELAELELQVHVEAR encoded by the coding sequence GTGCCCCCGTCGAAGCAGCGTCGGGTCTGCGCCATGCCCATCAGGAACAGCGGCTTTTTCGTCCAGAGCGCCGGTCGTGGCGGCTTCTTTCTCCAGGATGGTGCTGGACGGGACGGGGCCGAGCTGCTGGTGCCGCTCGACGGTCCGCCTTATGGCATCGCCCACCACGTCCTCGATACGTCCAGTGATCCGCCGGTGTGGCGTTACGTGAACACCTTCGGGGCAGAGCTCGGGCCCGTCGACGCGGTGTCGCTCATCCGCAGCAACTTCGGCGACCCGGGGAACCTGGAGGTCGCGGCGCGTGCCGGCGATCGGCTCGCGCTCTTCTGGCGCCCGGCGGAACTCGGCGCGACGTGGAGCAGCGCGTACCCGCTGACCTCGGGCGTGACGGGCGCTCCTGCGCTCATCCAGGGTACGTGGGGTCACCGGGGTTGCTTCGAGCTGGTCACGCCGATCTCGGCCGGCGGCCTCGCCCACTGGGTCCGCGACAACGACACGTCGGGCTTGCCCTGGCGCGGCCCCGTGCTCATCGGCGCTGGTGTGGGGCGGCTCGATGCGGTGGCGCTGGTGCAGAGCAACCTCGGCGGCGCTGGCCACCTGGAGGTGATCGCGCGCCGTGGGGACACGCTGATGCACTGCTGGTGCGGCCCGGACCGGGTGTGGAGCGAGCCCACCGAGATCCTGTCGGGCGTGAGCGGGCGTCCGGCCCTGCTTCAAGGCAGAACGGGCAAGCGTGGGCACTTCGAGCTGGTCGCGCCGCTGAAGGTCGCCGGTGTGGGGCACTGGGTCCGCGACAACGACGACCCGGCGTTGCCCTGGCGTGGGCCTCAGATCTTCGCGACCGAACTCGGGCGATGCGCCGAGGTGTCGCTGCTCCAGCGTGCCGGAGGACCGCCCTCGCGTCTCGAAGCGGTCGTCGTCGCCGGGGATCACGTGGCCCATTTCTCCCGCGACACGGCGGGCTGGTTCCGGCGCGCCATCTTCTCGTCGATGCCTCCGCCGCGCCCGACACCTGGACCGACGGCGACGCCGGGCGGCCCCTCCTCGATCCGGCTCCCCGAGGCCCCCTCGATGCCGACCGAAAGCGCGGCCCCCTCCTCCACGATGCGCCAGGAGGCGGTGTTCGAGCCGCCGACGGGATCACCCCCCTCGGAGACCACGCCTCCGCACGCGGCCCCGTCGCCCTCCACCGCGCCCGCCACGAGCGCGGTGCCTTCGCACATCGCGCCCGCCACGAGCGCTACACCTTCGCACACCGCGCAGGTCACGAAGCCAGAGCCCGTCCCCCACGTCCGAGCCTCATCCCCCGCGGTCCCCTCGCCGCTCCGCGCTGGCCGCCATGCCGCCGGTTTCCGCCGCCTCACCGACGTCCCGCTCTCGGAGGACGCCTGCTACGCCGACGCCCGACCCTTCGAGGGCCTCGTGTACCAGAGCCCGGAGCGCATGACGGCGCTGCTCTATTACCCGGCACAGGCGAGCGGAGAAGGCGCGGCCGTCGCCACAGAGGCGCCGTTCCCCGTGGTCGCGCTGGCCCACACGAGGCGCCTCCAGGGCGAGGGAGGCCGAGACGACACGACCCAGGACTACCGCCAGCTCTCCGGCCTCATGGCCCACCTGGCGCGCCACGGCTTCGTCGTCATCGCGCCCGATCTGTCGTGGCTCACGCCCGAAGAGGGCCCCGTCCGTCGCGCCGCAGCGCTGCGTGACGCGCTGGCGCACCTCCGCGCAGGCTCGCGAGGACTTCTGCTCGCCGACTTCGAGCGCGTCGGGCTCCTCGGCCACGGCCTCGGTGGTACAGCGGCCCTGGGCCTCGCCCTCGACCGAGAGAGCTTGTTCGACGTGCGCGCCGTGGCCCTGCTCGCGCCCCCTGACGCGGCGCAGAGCGGCCACCACCTCGCCGGATTGCCACCGACCCTGGAGCTGCGCAGCCTCACGGACGGCAGCCTGCCCGAGCGCCCGCACGCGTCCAGCGCCCTTGCCGACACCGTGCCGGCCCCTCGCCACCTGGTCACCGTGCCCGGCGTGACCCCTTACGGCTACACCACCTCGCTCGACCTCCAGGCCCCATCGGGAGGCGCCTCCGCCCTGCCACGACGCGCGCAGCAGCAGATCGCGAAGGCGTACGTCACCGCGTTTTTCACCCACTACCTCCGCGGCGAGGACCACCTCGCCTGGCTCTCCGGCGACGCCTCCCTCACCGAACTCGCGGAACTCGAACTCCAGGTGCACGTGGAGGCCCGTTGA
- a CDS encoding Hint domain-containing protein: MYAANGVELKEYRDEGLVGRRYTGGTSRYINTTFRTTLFDELGGTSQTTDALMFFKWTKVPAKKRARPLYPTFGSNPNVSLGKTLKPNAGLTNCNLYDDKGVATSTFYVNGYCESSCYTPEQEVLFPDGYQRIDVAVDALRPTMITLTPDATLDDLQFMESPVDSYTAELRDTDHVIFEIVAESGGRLRLTDQHPVILGDGKLVQARALKVGDTLLREDGALDPITSVEVRDHHGKVYNLRPKTTDRVSNLLIAQGYVVGSSRYQNDDIGYVNRTILTEHIPEALIPE; encoded by the coding sequence ATGTATGCCGCGAACGGCGTCGAGCTGAAGGAATACCGGGACGAGGGCCTCGTGGGCAGGCGCTACACCGGCGGAACGAGCCGCTACATCAACACCACCTTCCGGACCACGCTGTTCGACGAGCTCGGCGGCACGTCCCAGACCACGGATGCGCTGATGTTCTTCAAGTGGACCAAGGTGCCGGCCAAGAAGCGCGCGCGCCCGCTCTACCCCACCTTCGGCAGCAACCCCAACGTCTCGCTCGGCAAGACGCTCAAGCCGAATGCGGGGCTGACGAATTGCAACCTCTATGATGACAAGGGGGTCGCGACCAGCACGTTCTATGTGAACGGTTACTGCGAATCGAGCTGCTACACGCCGGAGCAAGAGGTGCTGTTCCCCGACGGGTATCAGCGCATCGACGTCGCCGTCGACGCGCTGCGGCCGACGATGATCACCCTGACGCCCGACGCCACGCTCGACGACCTCCAGTTCATGGAGAGCCCGGTGGACAGCTACACGGCGGAGCTGCGCGACACGGATCACGTGATCTTCGAGATCGTGGCGGAATCAGGGGGACGGCTCCGGCTCACGGATCAGCACCCGGTGATCCTGGGCGACGGCAAGCTGGTGCAAGCCCGCGCGCTGAAGGTCGGCGACACGCTCCTGCGCGAGGACGGCGCGCTCGACCCCATCACCTCGGTCGAGGTGCGCGATCACCATGGCAAGGTCTACAACCTCCGGCCGAAGACCACCGATCGGGTCTCCAATCTCCTGATCGCGCAGGGCTATGTGGTGGGCTCGTCGCGCTACCAGAATGACGACATCGGCTACGTCAACCGGACGATCCTGACCGAGCACATCCCCGAAGCGCTGATCCCCGAATGA
- a CDS encoding leucine-rich repeat domain-containing protein, translated as MRHRPALLALTLTLALPALLAACDGEKPSASTAATSTATATVAAAPAPTPTPSAEPAPPPKKKEVVCSKDAVISFPDANFESVVRIQAQKPTGQILKTDLARVKTLNLTESKLDELDPCIFQELKALKGLYLPPGKIDDLSPLKNLHQLESLRASANLVKDLTPLSGLKKLDRLDIGRTPVADLTPLGELTSLTELQIDETEVTDLGPLAKLEKLEMLQMKRTRVSELGPLRGLRKLKNLYLEGSAVRDTTSLMGLPGLKIHE; from the coding sequence ATGCGCCACCGACCCGCCCTCCTCGCCCTCACCCTGACGCTCGCGCTCCCCGCGCTGCTCGCCGCGTGCGACGGCGAAAAGCCCTCCGCGTCGACGGCTGCGACGAGCACCGCGACGGCAACCGTGGCCGCTGCGCCTGCGCCCACGCCCACGCCGAGTGCCGAACCCGCGCCTCCGCCCAAGAAGAAGGAGGTCGTGTGCAGCAAGGACGCGGTCATCTCCTTCCCGGACGCCAACTTCGAGAGCGTCGTCCGCATCCAGGCCCAGAAGCCCACCGGTCAGATCCTCAAGACCGATCTCGCCCGCGTGAAGACGCTGAACCTCACCGAGTCCAAGCTCGACGAGCTGGATCCTTGCATCTTCCAGGAGCTCAAGGCCCTGAAGGGCCTCTACCTCCCACCTGGCAAGATCGACGACCTCTCCCCCCTCAAGAACCTCCACCAGCTCGAGTCGCTGCGCGCGTCGGCGAACCTGGTCAAGGACCTCACCCCCCTGTCGGGCCTCAAGAAGCTCGACCGGCTCGACATCGGCCGCACCCCGGTCGCCGACCTCACGCCGCTCGGCGAGCTGACCAGCCTCACCGAACTCCAGATCGACGAGACCGAGGTGACCGACCTCGGCCCGCTCGCGAAGCTCGAGAAGCTCGAGATGCTCCAGATGAAGCGGACCCGGGTCAGCGAACTCGGCCCGCTGCGCGGCCTGCGCAAGCTCAAGAACCTGTACCTCGAAGGCTCGGCGGTGCGGGACACGACCTCCCTCATGGGTCTGCCGGGGCTCAAGATTCACGAGTGA
- a CDS encoding DUF2169 family type VI secretion system accessory protein translates to MPGLDVISLCPLRATSLLWRRSTGELTQTVICKATFDLLPGTCQLAERQEQPLDDDAHWNDDPSRSLYAPSDLVPFKARADVLLVGKAYAPRAQPVRSLVARLVVAEIDKTVEAIVDRLLGPDGQLTEGPWFTAMPLVYERASGGPETWNPVGVSSSRPDKQGRIRHPNLQPVGPQQTATKVTTPPTAFGPLAPSWPAKSRLLGALGASWGPTHHLRAPLPERLDPAWFNAAPSDQQVAVLRADQRLRLENLNRDHPLLLTALPGLQPSVRAEIQGERPLDLRMTCDTLWIDTDRAVCTLTWRGQVPLRKPDMAGRVVVSIMETGARDDDEDEPTQGHTATVQVDLPRDAAPPWLTSKPVSASAPPPPGPSGVAAGAALRAALGGAPLGTVHLGASTAPASLQPVAASLGAAASVATTSPVPGAPGASPPTGTASSSGAPPPAPPLLDGGITQSVAIPPPGSPSPSPVASDLTAPPLTPSGAPPTPSSAKLASAAPLPSEAQVPSSAPLLPSPQVPSSAPLLPSMQLPPSAQLPVSTSPSSPSPSSPTQASTTPPASPLVPSASPLAPPVGASRSPLASPLQGVTSPLPGALAAKPTAAPAPPPLVKPSPSGTPPAQVQPEQRWEPPRASGAARTVGETLATSAEGASPAGPGPARHRELSASSLGVLAASNAAAEPNQATRMAHATSLPAASPPAPARASGTLDLLELLWIDPPFAAKIRKQPDWKKRLVDVDPLPRDDERDPEATADRRKARDRRDVTALLRIAEPTDPEALEALIESALDDGALAPPLVLVAGELSLPFDPVATLEALLAAAAPFGQGDKRLKETMDAVVALLDTPGMSRAGSVAESLSTRVRDAFTQAYRSLSPSFLDEHAERTLLEQRAHQKRTLLGQSWLRGLLTPAPGQSPIPTYLPESLSTELPMYQRFKVRLVAEARLQLDQLEQHPIALRAVALARLVPRTKRP, encoded by the coding sequence ATGCCTGGGCTCGACGTCATCTCGCTCTGCCCCTTGCGGGCGACCTCGCTGCTCTGGCGCCGGAGCACCGGCGAGCTGACGCAGACCGTCATCTGCAAGGCGACCTTCGATCTGTTGCCCGGCACCTGCCAGCTCGCCGAGCGCCAGGAGCAGCCGCTCGACGACGACGCCCACTGGAACGACGACCCCTCACGCAGCCTCTACGCGCCCAGCGACCTCGTCCCGTTCAAGGCCAGGGCCGACGTACTCCTCGTGGGCAAGGCGTACGCGCCCCGCGCGCAGCCGGTGCGCTCCCTCGTGGCGCGGCTCGTCGTCGCGGAGATCGACAAGACCGTCGAGGCGATCGTCGACAGGCTCCTCGGCCCCGACGGACAGCTCACCGAGGGACCCTGGTTCACCGCGATGCCGCTCGTCTACGAGCGCGCCTCGGGCGGCCCGGAGACGTGGAACCCCGTGGGCGTCTCCAGCAGCCGACCCGACAAGCAGGGACGCATCCGCCACCCCAACTTGCAGCCCGTGGGCCCCCAGCAGACCGCCACCAAGGTCACCACGCCCCCCACCGCCTTCGGCCCGCTCGCGCCGTCGTGGCCCGCGAAGAGCCGTCTCCTCGGTGCGCTCGGCGCCTCGTGGGGCCCGACCCATCACCTGCGCGCGCCGCTCCCCGAGCGCCTCGACCCTGCCTGGTTCAACGCGGCCCCCTCCGATCAGCAGGTTGCGGTGCTCCGCGCCGACCAGCGCCTCCGCCTGGAGAACCTGAACCGCGACCACCCATTGCTGCTCACCGCGCTGCCGGGCCTCCAGCCCTCGGTCCGGGCCGAGATCCAGGGCGAGCGCCCGCTCGACCTGCGGATGACCTGCGACACGCTCTGGATCGACACCGATCGCGCGGTCTGCACCCTGACCTGGCGTGGCCAGGTGCCCTTGCGCAAGCCCGACATGGCCGGGCGCGTGGTGGTCTCGATCATGGAGACGGGGGCCCGCGACGACGACGAGGACGAGCCGACCCAGGGCCACACCGCCACGGTGCAGGTCGACTTGCCTCGGGACGCAGCCCCTCCGTGGCTCACGTCGAAGCCGGTCTCTGCATCCGCGCCTCCTCCGCCAGGTCCCAGCGGCGTGGCAGCCGGCGCTGCCCTGCGCGCCGCGCTCGGGGGCGCCCCCCTCGGGACGGTCCACCTCGGTGCCAGCACGGCGCCCGCGAGCTTGCAGCCCGTCGCCGCTTCCCTGGGCGCTGCCGCATCCGTTGCGACGACCTCACCTGTACCAGGAGCGCCTGGCGCGTCACCGCCGACCGGCACCGCATCCTCGTCGGGCGCGCCGCCGCCCGCGCCGCCGCTGCTCGACGGAGGGATCACACAGAGCGTGGCGATCCCGCCGCCCGGGTCCCCTTCGCCGTCTCCGGTGGCGTCCGACCTCACGGCTCCACCGCTGACACCGTCCGGGGCTCCTCCCACGCCGTCGTCCGCGAAGCTCGCGTCCGCAGCACCACTGCCATCGGAGGCCCAGGTGCCCTCGTCCGCGCCGCTCCTGCCGTCGCCGCAGGTGCCCTCGTCCGCGCCGCTCCTGCCGTCGATGCAGCTCCCACCATCGGCACAGCTGCCGGTGTCCACCTCGCCGTCCTCGCCCTCGCCGTCTTCGCCAACGCAGGCATCGACGACGCCCCCCGCCTCACCGCTCGTCCCGTCGGCCTCACCCCTCGCGCCTCCCGTCGGCGCGTCCCGATCCCCGCTGGCTTCGCCCCTCCAGGGCGTCACATCCCCGTTGCCTGGCGCTCTCGCGGCGAAACCCACTGCAGCGCCAGCACCGCCACCGCTCGTGAAGCCCTCGCCGAGCGGCACGCCTCCCGCCCAGGTCCAGCCTGAACAGCGCTGGGAACCGCCGAGAGCGAGCGGCGCTGCGCGCACCGTGGGCGAGACCCTTGCGACCTCCGCGGAAGGCGCTTCTCCGGCAGGACCCGGACCTGCGCGCCACCGGGAGCTTTCGGCCAGCTCGCTCGGCGTCCTCGCCGCCTCCAACGCCGCAGCCGAGCCGAACCAAGCGACCCGCATGGCCCACGCCACGTCGCTCCCCGCAGCGTCTCCACCCGCCCCCGCCCGCGCATCCGGTACGCTCGATCTGCTGGAGCTGCTCTGGATCGACCCCCCCTTCGCCGCGAAGATCCGCAAGCAGCCCGACTGGAAGAAGCGCCTCGTCGACGTGGATCCCTTGCCGCGGGACGACGAGCGCGATCCCGAGGCGACGGCCGACAGACGAAAGGCCCGCGATCGTCGTGACGTCACGGCCCTTCTGCGCATTGCCGAGCCAACGGACCCGGAGGCCCTCGAAGCCCTCATCGAGAGCGCCCTCGACGACGGCGCCCTCGCTCCACCGCTCGTCCTCGTCGCGGGAGAGCTGTCGCTGCCGTTCGATCCGGTCGCCACGCTGGAGGCACTCCTCGCCGCCGCCGCCCCCTTCGGACAAGGAGACAAGCGCCTCAAGGAGACGATGGACGCGGTGGTCGCGCTCCTCGACACCCCTGGCATGTCCCGCGCCGGCAGCGTCGCCGAGTCCCTCTCGACGCGCGTCCGAGATGCCTTCACCCAGGCCTACCGCTCTCTCTCTCCGAGCTTCCTCGACGAGCACGCCGAGCGCACCCTGCTCGAGCAGCGCGCACACCAGAAGCGCACCCTGCTCGGGCAATCCTGGCTGCGGGGCTTGCTCACGCCGGCGCCCGGACAGAGCCCGATCCCGACCTACCTGCCCGAGTCACTCTCGACCGAGTTGCCGATGTACCAGCGCTTCAAGGTGCGCCTCGTAGCCGAGGCGAGGCTTCAGCTCGATCAGCTCGAACAGCACCCCATCGCCTTGCGCGCCGTGGCCCTCGCGCGTCTCGTCCCGCGCACGAAGCGCCCCTGA